AGAATTTATCTTTGAACCACAGAAAGATGGTTACAAATCCATAATAGACGCCTCTgcataaataagataaaaaatgagGGATGACTAACTCAGGAGGTTGAGTGTTGCTAGTGATGATTGTCTAGTCTACATGTCAAGGCATCCTTGGGGAACGCACTGAATTCCACATTGCAAACAAATACAATTCCACTTTGTTCTTGTTAATTATTGTCAAAGGGGAATGGGAGCCTCGTAGTTGCAGATGTaggcttgggtctggaggaccTGCATTCAAGTACCTGTTgtgccaacagaggtgaaccaccTGAGCAAGAGGCACCTTAACCCCCCCAACTGTGACTAATTTTGATTCGTGTGATATATACtgagaaataaatatttctaattaaagaaaactgaaaaaacccTGTGTACTCTCACATAGTAATGCACTGGCAAACAGCAAACTGTATCTAAACTATTGTATCTGGACACCTGGGAATCCGCTGACAAggcggaggtcatgtattcggtggcgtctgtctgtctgtctgtctgtctgtctgtctgtctgtctgtctgtctgtctgtctgtctgtctgtctgtctgtctatctgtctgtctgtctgtctgtctgtctgtctgtctgtctgtctgtctgtctctctgtctgttagcaacacaaCTCAAAAAGCTGTGGACAGATTTTGAATAAGTTTTTAGGAAatatcagaaatggaataaaggaactAATGATTAGATTAGAGGGTTCCTTACTATAGACagagggataattttgccatcacagcttctaactcaaaagtAATGCACACAAccacggaaaaaaaaaaaatggcttggtggaggtctgtgctctctgagtgcaTCTAGTTTCTGCTTTTAATTTAGGCAGTTCAACTTTAaaagtttctgtgttttctaaTTACTCTCCTGTTTAAAGGGGACAAAGATTACAGATAATGAAATAAAGTCAAACCCTGTTTTATTGTGCCTCAGCTGATAGTTAAAGTCATATCATCTCAAGCTCAGATAGCAGTCTTGCGTATAAGCTGAAGTGTTTAGTAAGTTCctattattatactttattgTGACAATTGATGATCATGTGTATTCTGTGTAACTACAGTATGTTGCTgtctgtaagtgtgtgtgtagatgtgtagaAAAGGACTTTTATAATGTGAATTTCATGCTACCAGCGTCATTCACttcatatttatctgtttttcatgCTGTGGTGGACGTCGTCGGTTTGACAGAGTAAGTCAGCTTTTCCTTCTTTGATTCAATGcccatttgtttttaaataactttattgtTCGGCTGTTTCTCAAAAAATGTAATGATCAGGCAGACCAGAACAGGACTTTTAGGAATTAGAAGTATTGTATTTGATTTGCTTTGCATGTCGACTTTTGGAACGCAGTTATCTGAACGACGCTAGGCTGAAGATAAAGTCTATTTTACAGAGATAAAAATTGTTATTACGGGTGAGGCTGTGTAGTTAAagagtactttacattataatGTAATTGCAATTGTCACAACTGATTACGTGATATATTTATTGtataaacatttaagaaaacgATGTTTGAGGTTCATATTTTACacaggagagaaaataaaacattttagttttatgcttGTTTAGCTTTCATTCACATAATAGACTCCTTGTAGCTTAAGTAATATGACTTTGATCTTTTCCTTAAaggaaatttacatttaatccaaaAGAGGGAATAGACAACCCAGTGATGGTTATCACAGAGAGTGCAGGTTCTgtacattcattttttaaaccacTATATAAATTATCATGAGGAAAGTCTACTTTGTCTGATGACTTTTTTATGCATCTTCTTCTCATTCAGACTCTGTGTCAACACCCAGGCTTCGACTGTGTTTTCTTAAACGAGAGGAAGGGGAGGCTTATGGTTTCAAACTGCGGGTGGAGGAGGACTGCCATGGACACTTGATCAGAAACGTAGTATCAGGAGGTATAGCGGAGCGTAGCGGCCTCAGAGATGGAGACAGACTTCTGGAGGTCAACAACTGCTTTGTTGACAACGCGCCTCACTCAGAGGTATGGTGAGATCCCTCCAGAGGTCACATGGGTGAATCAtatgattttaaaacatttctcatttTGTGAATCAGGTATCTAGAAAGATAACTATAAGTGGACACCAGTTATGCTTGTTAGTGCTGGATGGGGAGGAATATGAGCGGGCTGTGTCACAAAAGCAAGATCTGCGAGTACTGGCCAAAAGCTACAAGGAAGAGGGCTGCAAACCTCCCAGGCTCTGCCACATCACTAGGGCGCCATCTTCAGGCCTTGGGATCAGCTTTACACCTTTGGAAGGTAACGCATCTCCTGAAGGTTGCAGCAAGTTGAAGGTTCAAGATTAGATGTTTGTTATGTTGAAGTCAGTGCAGCACTTAGCTGCTCCCTCTGTGTCTGCTGCGTAGGAGAGAAAGGTCGCTTCTCTGTGAGCCTTGTGGCAGGAGGTGCAGCTGAAAAGGCAGGGGTGTGTAAGGGAGATCATCTGGTGTGGATGAATGGAGCAATGGTGTCCCACCTCTCACACGCTGCTCTCAGCAGAATGGTGAGTATTAGCATTACATGTACCAAATCATGGATGTAATGCTCAAATGTAAATTAATACATCCTgaaatgaaacaacaaaaaagaagacaatTACAGAATGAAGTTACTGTTTCCAGGTTTGTGTAGCAATgataatttctgttttgttgaaGATGAAAAAATGTGGCAATCACATCACCATCCTAGTGATAGACAGTGAGAGTGAGAAGATCTACCTCCAAAAGAAGATTCCCATCCTACCCACAATGGCTGCCGCACACAACCTGCCTTTCAGAGCCAGAAAACTCCACATGATCTCTGGGTCTGAGGGCTATGGCTTTCTCCTCCGCCTGGAGAAGACCCCATCAGGACGCACATGTAAGAAAACCAAACTTCGCTCAAACTCAGATGTAAACgttcttgattttaatttttgatgTAGGTATTGGTGCATTTTTAACCAATAGATCATGTTCTGCGTGAGGTGGAAAGAGACAGTTCAGCAGAGAGGGCTGGTATGCGGGATGGAGAGATCCTGCTGGAGGTCAATGGAGAATCAGTGGAGTCGCTGATGCATAATGAGATTGTGGACAGAATAAGACTGAGTGGAAAACAGTTATTCCTGACCTCCATAACTGCCTCTGGGCTGGAGTTTTATACCCAGGTGGATATCACGTACTGTACCACATCACTTccgaaacacatttttaaaaatccacaccTAGAGCCCTTGTTGTAAACATgcacatcagactgacttttatggtttatttcctttgttttctttttacagctgggtctgtctcctcttcttttttgtgaGGATGATGCTGCTGAGAAAACTGCAGATGATCATACATCCCCAAACAAAAAGAAGGACTTGAGCAGTCCGAGGCTCTGTACCATCCAAAAAGGACCCCTGGGCTTTGGCTTTAACCTGGACTGTGACCCGCAGCGTCCTGGGGCTTTCATCAGTCAGGTTGggatggaaaatatttttgcatGCAGAAAACTCACATATTCAAAGAAAGGCATACATTTGACTTTTTGTCAGATTTAGTGATAGGTCTTTCCTGCTTACTTAGCTTTTTCTCCTCCCTGAAGGTGGCTGTTGGTGGTTCTGGGCAGAGTGCTGGACTAGTTGTAGGTGATGTAGTGATGGAAGTCAATGGACAAAATGTTGAGGAGAAACATCTGGAAGATATAATTATGCTTGTGGAAAAAGGGGGgagttttctttcattacaaGTTATGGATCAGACAAGCtacaacaaaatgaaacagtctGATATCTCAAACACTGATGCCATTACGAGAAAGGTAAAACAATTATTAAGCAttgcatatatacatattaaacatattaaatattctgttttggggttttttttaaatcagtgagCACAGTCTTCACCCCATGTTCTTGTTTATATCtcagcaggaagaagaagatgaataTGAGCTTTCTATTTTGTGAGCAGCAACAATTCTGAATCCTGAAGATTTTCTGAAGCACCAAACATCACTGGGAAGATTTCAGACTGAGCTGAACAAGCAAGAAACGTATCTAATGTTGATATTCTGCAAGTTAACTTAATCCACCTGGGGTTTCTGAAAAAattcaaacaacaaaacagataaaGTAAGCTGGAAACAAATCGGATTTCAAGATGGTCTTAAGTGTATTTGTTATAACATGAGAATACCGCAGTGTTCAGTGTTATAGACTGAGACAGCCTCTAGTTTTACACAGCAACAATACATAACCTCAGTTGTGTAAAATACTAATattaattacaataaatatccatccatctattattTGTACCACTTCATCCATTAAGGGTTGCGGCGAAGCTGGagtctaacccagcatttaacaggtgagaggcaggttcaCCTGGACAGGCCACCAGCCCGTCACAGGGTCAACAcgaagacaaacaaccactcacactcacttcgagggagaatttagagtgaccagttaacctaaaaTACATGTCTTTGgaaggtgggaggaagccggagtacaataaatatatataaaaaaatacactgcAACTTTGACAACCTCAAATCTAAAattgacaaaaagaagaaaaaacaaacaaaaaaaaagttaacgtGGTTGTTTTTGTGTAATAATTCATCAAATGTTGATAATGGAGTAATAACTGATTCCTTTTCATCTGCTATTTGAAATGAGAGTAATCTCAACAGTGCAATccataaaatgctaaaaataacCCCGATGAAAGCATAatctgaagatgatgatggcgAGGTTTGTTCATGTGTGTATTACTCCAGCCATAAATGTTCATATTCATGTTCATCTAACCAAAGCTGTTTTGAAACTGACATGATATTCATGTATTCAATAAACTGCacttttgttgctgtttctttaaTTAATGCTTTGAGTCTGTATCTGCACTTCATCTGAATGATTTAataattacacaaataaaaaaataaatacaaattaatatggTTCAGGTTTGGTTCACAGCAGCAAGCCATAAGTTGTGTATTAGCTTTTTAATCTATCAGCTATTAACTGGGCAtcctaataaaattaattaaaaaaacaataactttaaattagattaaattaatctTAGTTCAGGGCATCAGGGGTTTGTACCATGAAGCAGGCTAATTCATGGTTAGTTCTAGGTTTTTCAGTACCATGAAGCTGACTCATTTCTTACCAGGTTGTAACGCCATAAAAACTTTGCTTGTTTGCTTAGCTCATATTATCCATTGATGCACTTCCATAAGTAGATTTAGTTTCTATTGTGAGCAGATAGAAACTGGCTGTTGGGGCTTATCTTCAGAACTTAGTTTAAAACAAAAGCTGCAGGTAGTCTGAAAGCTTCCGTTTTGTCTTCACTCTGCAGTAGTGCAAGGACACTGATCTTAAATccacactaaaaaaaacacttttcccACATGTCTGTTACACACAAAAGGTATTAGAATGTTTGTCTGGATACAGCTATCTTGATCTTGATTTCAAGCAGGAGGAACTAAAAT
The sequence above is a segment of the Melanotaenia boesemani isolate fMelBoe1 chromosome 15, fMelBoe1.pri, whole genome shotgun sequence genome. Coding sequences within it:
- the pdzd3b gene encoding PDZ domain containing 3b isoform X3, which codes for MRSTKVVGLTEKFTFNPKEGIDNPVMVITESADSVSTPRLRLCFLKREEGEAYGFKLRVEEDCHGHLIRNVVSGGIAERSGLRDGDRLLEVNNCFVDNAPHSEVSRKITISGHQLCLLVLDGEEYERAVSQKQDLRVLAKSYKEEGCKPPRLCHITRAPSSGLGISFTPLEGEKGRFSVSLVAGGAAEKAGVCKGDHLVWMNGAMVSHLSHAALSRMMKKCGNHITILVIDSESEKIYLQKKIPILPTMAAAHNLPFRARKLHMISGSEGYGFLLRLEKTPSGRTYHVLREVERDSSAERAGMRDGEILLEVNGESVESLMHNEIVDRIRLSGKQLFLTSITASGLEFYTQLGLSPLLFCEDDAAEKTADDHTSPNKKKDLSSPRLCTIQKGPLGFGFNLDCDPQRPGAFISQVAVGGSGQSAGLVVGDVVMEVNGQNVEEKHLEDIIMLVEKGGSFLSLQVMDQTSYNKMKQSDISNTDAITRKQEEEDEYELSIL
- the pdzd3b gene encoding PDZ domain containing 3b isoform X2; the protein is MLPASFTSYLSVFHAVVDVVGLTEKFTFNPKEGIDNPVMVITESADSVSTPRLRLCFLKREEGEAYGFKLRVEEDCHGHLIRNVVSGGIAERSGLRDGDRLLEVNNCFVDNAPHSEVSRKITISGHQLCLLVLDGEEYERAVSQKQDLRVLAKSYKEEGCKPPRLCHITRAPSSGLGISFTPLEGEKGRFSVSLVAGGAAEKAGVCKGDHLVWMNGAMVSHLSHAALSRMMKKCGNHITILVIDSESEKIYLQKKIPILPTMAAAHNLPFRARKLHMISGSEGYGFLLRLEKTPSGRTYHVLREVERDSSAERAGMRDGEILLEVNGESVESLMHNEIVDRIRLSGKQLFLTSITASGLEFYTQLGLSPLLFCEDDAAEKTADDHTSPNKKKDLSSPRLCTIQKGPLGFGFNLDCDPQRPGAFISQVAVGGSGQSAGLVVGDVVMEVNGQNVEEKHLEDIIMLVEKGGSFLSLQVMDQTSYNKMKQSDISNTDAITRKEEEDEYELSIL
- the pdzd3b gene encoding PDZ domain containing 3b isoform X1 produces the protein MLPASFTSYLSVFHAVVDVVGLTEKFTFNPKEGIDNPVMVITESADSVSTPRLRLCFLKREEGEAYGFKLRVEEDCHGHLIRNVVSGGIAERSGLRDGDRLLEVNNCFVDNAPHSEVSRKITISGHQLCLLVLDGEEYERAVSQKQDLRVLAKSYKEEGCKPPRLCHITRAPSSGLGISFTPLEGEKGRFSVSLVAGGAAEKAGVCKGDHLVWMNGAMVSHLSHAALSRMMKKCGNHITILVIDSESEKIYLQKKIPILPTMAAAHNLPFRARKLHMISGSEGYGFLLRLEKTPSGRTYHVLREVERDSSAERAGMRDGEILLEVNGESVESLMHNEIVDRIRLSGKQLFLTSITASGLEFYTQLGLSPLLFCEDDAAEKTADDHTSPNKKKDLSSPRLCTIQKGPLGFGFNLDCDPQRPGAFISQVAVGGSGQSAGLVVGDVVMEVNGQNVEEKHLEDIIMLVEKGGSFLSLQVMDQTSYNKMKQSDISNTDAITRKQEEEDEYELSIL